Part of the Deltaproteobacteria bacterium genome, ATTCAGCTTGGTTACTTTCACTGTTACTGTTTTAATGGCACTGAATTTAAGAACCAGGGAATCAACAATACGACCGGTCAGGTGTTCAAGCAAGTTCGACGGCACCTTCATCTCT contains:
- a CDS encoding dihydroneopterin aldolase — protein: EMKVPSNLLEHLTGRIVDSLVLKFSAIKTVTVKVTKLNPPLGGKTEGVSVVITKDRYER